One segment of Streptomyces sp. TG1A-8 DNA contains the following:
- a CDS encoding type 1 glutamine amidotransferase domain-containing protein, producing MRIAFLVAPEGVEQVELTEPWKAASDAGHEPVLVSTGSGKIQAFNHLDKADTFPVDEVVGEASADAFGGLVLPGGVANPDFLRMDEGAVGFVKGFFDRGRPVAAICHAPWTLVEADVVRGRVLTSWPSLRTDIENAGGTWVDEQVKICDHGSNKLVTSRKPDDLKAFCEAFLHVFAGEAG from the coding sequence ATGCGGATCGCGTTCCTGGTGGCGCCCGAGGGTGTCGAGCAGGTCGAACTGACCGAGCCGTGGAAGGCGGCCTCCGACGCCGGGCACGAACCGGTGCTGGTGTCGACCGGTTCCGGGAAGATCCAGGCGTTCAACCATCTCGACAAGGCGGACACCTTTCCCGTGGACGAGGTCGTGGGTGAGGCGTCGGCCGACGCGTTCGGCGGGCTCGTGCTGCCCGGCGGGGTGGCCAACCCGGACTTCCTGCGGATGGACGAGGGGGCCGTCGGGTTCGTGAAGGGCTTCTTCGACCGGGGCCGGCCGGTCGCCGCGATCTGCCACGCCCCGTGGACGCTGGTGGAGGCGGACGTCGTGCGCGGCCGGGTGCTGACCTCGTGGCCGAGCCTGCGCACGGACATCGAGAACGCGGGCGGCACCTGGGTGGACGAGCAGGTGAAGATCTGCGACCACGGGTCCAACAAGCTGGTCACCAGCCGCAAGCCGGACGACCTGAAGGCGTTCTGCGAGGCGTTCCTGCACGTGTTCGCCGGCGAGGCCGGCTGA
- a CDS encoding DUF6158 family protein, which translates to MNEHDERGTTMTGVDPSRLDDQQLMKELETIHRTRHDTLLYGSNDALRAHNERMAQLEGEFLRRNPRRLVSAARTREGARERGSGDAATPETSGT; encoded by the coding sequence ATGAACGAACACGACGAGCGGGGCACCACGATGACCGGAGTCGACCCCAGCCGACTGGACGACCAGCAGCTCATGAAGGAGCTGGAGACGATCCACCGCACACGCCACGACACCCTGCTGTACGGCTCGAACGACGCGCTGCGGGCCCACAACGAGCGCATGGCGCAGCTGGAGGGCGAGTTCCTGCGCCGCAACCCGCGCCGCCTGGTCAGCGCGGCCCGCACCCGCGAGGGCGCCCGTGAGCGCGGCAGCGGCGACGCGGCGACCCCGGAGACGTCCGGCACCTGA
- a CDS encoding ABC-F family ATP-binding cassette domain-containing protein: MGHLEAAHLEYHLPDGRTLLGDVSFRVGEGAVVALVGPNGAGKTTLLRLVSGELKPHGGTVTVSGGLGVMRQFVGSVRDGTTVRDLLVSVAPPRIREAAKAVDEAEHGIMTVDDEAAQLRYAQALADWAEARGYEAETLWDMCTTAALGVPYERAQWRQVRTLSGGEQKRLVLEALLRGTDEVLLLDEPDNYLDVPGKRWLEEQLAQTRKTVLFVSHDRELLARAAEKIVSVEPGPAGADAWVHGGGFATYHEARRERFARFEELRRRWDEKHAQLKKLVVNLRQAAAVSHEMASRYQAAQTRLRKFEEAGPPPEPPREQDITMRLKGGRTGVRALTCEQLELTGLMKPFDLEVFYGERVAVLGSNGSGKSHFLRLLAGQEVAHTGRFRLGARVVPGHFAQTHAHPELRGRTLLDILWKEHAQDRGAAMSRLRRYELTAQAEQSFDRLSGGQQARFQILLLELAGSTALLLDEPTDNLDLESAEALQEGLEAYEGTVLAVTHDRWFARSFDRYLVFAADGRVRETPTPVWDERRVERAR; the protein is encoded by the coding sequence ATGGGACATCTGGAAGCCGCGCACCTCGAGTACCACCTCCCCGACGGGAGGACGCTGCTCGGCGACGTGTCCTTCCGGGTCGGCGAGGGCGCCGTCGTGGCCCTGGTCGGCCCCAACGGCGCGGGCAAGACGACCCTGCTGCGGCTGGTCTCCGGCGAGCTGAAGCCGCACGGCGGCACGGTCACCGTCAGCGGCGGCCTCGGCGTGATGCGCCAGTTCGTCGGCTCCGTACGGGACGGCACGACCGTGCGCGACCTCCTCGTCTCCGTCGCCCCGCCCCGCATCCGGGAGGCGGCGAAGGCCGTGGACGAGGCCGAGCACGGGATCATGACCGTGGACGACGAGGCCGCCCAGCTGCGGTACGCGCAGGCCCTCGCCGACTGGGCCGAGGCACGCGGCTACGAGGCCGAGACGCTGTGGGACATGTGCACCACCGCCGCGCTCGGTGTCCCCTACGAGCGCGCCCAGTGGCGGCAGGTGCGCACCCTCTCCGGCGGCGAGCAGAAGCGCCTGGTGCTGGAGGCGCTGCTGCGCGGCACCGACGAGGTGCTGCTGCTCGACGAGCCGGACAACTACCTCGACGTGCCAGGCAAGCGGTGGCTGGAGGAGCAGCTGGCGCAGACCCGCAAGACGGTCCTGTTCGTCTCCCACGACCGCGAACTCCTCGCCCGCGCCGCCGAGAAGATCGTCTCCGTGGAGCCCGGCCCGGCCGGCGCCGACGCCTGGGTGCACGGCGGCGGCTTCGCCACCTACCACGAGGCCCGCCGCGAACGCTTCGCCCGCTTCGAGGAGTTGCGCCGCCGCTGGGACGAGAAGCACGCCCAGCTGAAGAAGCTGGTGGTGAACCTGCGCCAGGCCGCCGCGGTCAGCCACGAGATGGCCTCCCGCTACCAGGCGGCGCAGACCCGGCTGCGCAAGTTCGAGGAGGCCGGGCCGCCGCCCGAGCCGCCGCGCGAGCAGGACATCACCATGCGCCTGAAGGGCGGCCGGACCGGAGTCCGGGCCCTCACCTGTGAGCAGCTGGAGCTGACCGGCCTGATGAAACCCTTCGACCTGGAGGTCTTCTACGGCGAACGGGTCGCCGTCCTCGGCTCCAACGGCTCCGGCAAGTCGCACTTCCTGCGGCTGCTCGCGGGCCAGGAGGTGGCGCACACGGGGCGGTTCAGGCTGGGCGCGCGGGTCGTGCCCGGTCACTTCGCGCAGACCCACGCCCACCCCGAGCTGCGGGGCCGCACCCTGCTGGACATCCTGTGGAAGGAGCACGCCCAGGACCGGGGAGCGGCCATGTCCCGGCTGCGCCGCTACGAGCTGACGGCCCAGGCCGAGCAGTCCTTCGACCGGCTCTCCGGCGGCCAGCAGGCCCGCTTCCAGATCCTGCTGCTGGAACTGGCGGGGTCGACGGCGCTGCTGCTGGACGAGCCGACCGACAACCTCGACCTGGAGTCCGCCGAGGCCCTCCAGGAGGGCCTGGAGGCCTACGAGGGCACGGTCCTCGCGGTCACCCACGACCGTTGGTTCGCCCGCTCCTTCGACCGCTACCTGGTCTTCGCCGCGGACGGCCGGGTCCGCGAGACCCCGACCCCCGTCTGGGACGAACGCCGGGTGGAGCGGGCACGCTAG
- a CDS encoding bifunctional phosphatase PAP2/diacylglycerol kinase family protein, whose protein sequence is MSPDVDLTAVPKNGRHALRGLLDLDSRLFERAAEWHWPGAERVLPRLSRGANHGVLWFAAAAAIAASRTPRARRAATRGVASLGVASLAINTLGKRSVRRARPLLDPVPLARRLKRQPITTSFPSGHAASAAAFATGVALESPGWGAAVAPVAFSVAVSRVYTGVHFPSDVLAGAALGAGAAFAVRGLVPTRAQVTPPARPRTAAPALPEGEGLVVVANRASGTSDRVRVLQEALPGAETVLCEPQEVQEELEKAAARARVLGVCGGDGTVNAAAAAAFRHGLPLAVLPGGTLNHFAYDLSVENERKLADAVREGQAVRVDIGRFVAGDREGIFLNTLSLGVYPELVRVREHWSPRIGGWPAGVLAALQVLRADRHPLEVELGGERRPLWMLFVGNGVYHRMGLAPGRRTDLADGLLDVRVVHGGRRPALRLLAAAAAGPLTRSPGHAAVQLNRLRLTGVAPGTPLAYDGEVTEVGGDVLLEKLPEALTVYRPLS, encoded by the coding sequence ATGAGCCCTGACGTCGACCTGACCGCTGTCCCGAAGAACGGCCGGCACGCCCTGCGGGGGCTGCTCGACCTCGACTCCCGGCTCTTCGAGAGGGCCGCCGAGTGGCACTGGCCCGGCGCCGAACGGGTGCTGCCGAGGCTGAGCCGCGGCGCGAACCACGGCGTGCTGTGGTTCGCGGCGGCGGCGGCGATCGCGGCGAGCCGCACCCCGCGGGCCCGGCGGGCCGCCACCCGGGGCGTCGCCTCGCTGGGCGTGGCCTCCCTGGCCATCAACACGCTCGGCAAGCGGTCGGTGCGCCGGGCCCGGCCGCTGCTGGACCCCGTGCCGCTGGCGCGGCGGCTGAAGCGGCAGCCGATCACCACGTCCTTCCCGTCGGGGCACGCCGCGTCGGCGGCCGCCTTCGCGACCGGGGTGGCCCTGGAGTCGCCGGGGTGGGGCGCGGCGGTGGCGCCGGTGGCGTTCTCCGTGGCGGTGTCCCGCGTCTACACGGGCGTGCACTTCCCGAGCGACGTGCTGGCCGGGGCGGCGCTGGGCGCGGGCGCCGCGTTCGCCGTGCGGGGCCTGGTGCCGACCCGCGCCCAGGTGACGCCGCCGGCCCGGCCCAGGACCGCGGCACCGGCCCTGCCGGAGGGCGAGGGCCTGGTGGTCGTCGCCAACCGGGCCTCCGGCACCTCCGACCGGGTGCGCGTGCTGCAGGAGGCGCTGCCGGGGGCCGAGACGGTCCTGTGCGAGCCGCAGGAGGTGCAGGAGGAACTGGAGAAGGCGGCGGCGCGGGCGCGGGTGCTCGGGGTGTGCGGGGGCGACGGGACGGTGAACGCGGCGGCCGCGGCGGCGTTCCGGCACGGTCTGCCGCTCGCGGTGCTGCCCGGCGGCACGCTCAACCACTTCGCGTACGACCTGAGCGTGGAGAACGAGCGCAAGCTCGCCGACGCCGTCCGGGAGGGCCAGGCGGTGCGGGTGGACATCGGCCGGTTCGTCGCCGGCGACCGCGAGGGCATCTTCCTGAACACGCTGAGCCTGGGCGTCTACCCCGAGCTGGTGCGGGTGCGGGAGCACTGGTCGCCCCGGATCGGGGGCTGGCCGGCCGGGGTGCTCGCGGCGCTGCAGGTGCTGCGCGCCGACCGGCACCCGCTGGAGGTGGAGCTGGGCGGCGAGCGCCGCCCGCTGTGGATGCTGTTCGTCGGCAACGGCGTCTACCACCGGATGGGGCTCGCGCCCGGCCGGCGGACAGACCTGGCGGACGGGCTGCTGGACGTGCGGGTCGTGCACGGCGGCCGCAGGCCCGCGCTGCGGCTGCTGGCCGCCGCGGCGGCGGGTCCGCTCACCCGTTCCCCGGGGCACGCGGCGGTCCAGCTGAACCGGCTGCGGCTCACCGGGGTCGCCCCGGGGACGCCCCTGGCGTACGACGGGGAGGTCACCGAGGTGGGCGGCGACGTGCTGCTGGAGAAGCTGCCCGAGGCCCTGACGGTGTACCGGCCGCTGTCCTGA
- a CDS encoding class I SAM-dependent methyltransferase: MPKTRETAVYTHGHHESVLRSHTWRTAANSAAYLLGSLKPHMRILDIGCGPGTITADLAELVPDGHVTGVDHAPGILERARATAAGRGLANVDFAVADVHALDYPDDTFCVVHAHQVLQHVGDPVQALREMRRVTRPGGFVAVRDADYAAMTWYPESPGLDDWLDLYERVARANGGEPDAGRRLKAWALAAGLRDVTATSSTWTFATPEERAWWSGLWAERTLAPAYADRATGSAHATAGRLEAVSRAWREWGGREDGWFTVLHGEILCRKEA; encoded by the coding sequence ATGCCGAAGACGCGGGAGACGGCCGTCTACACCCACGGGCACCACGAGTCGGTGCTGCGTTCGCACACCTGGCGGACCGCCGCCAACTCCGCGGCCTACCTGCTCGGTTCGCTCAAGCCGCACATGCGGATCCTGGACATCGGCTGCGGCCCGGGCACCATCACCGCCGACCTGGCGGAACTGGTCCCCGACGGCCACGTCACGGGGGTCGACCACGCGCCGGGGATCCTGGAGCGGGCCCGGGCCACCGCCGCCGGGCGGGGCCTGGCCAACGTGGACTTCGCGGTCGCGGACGTCCACGCCCTGGACTACCCGGACGACACCTTCTGCGTGGTCCACGCCCACCAGGTGCTCCAGCACGTCGGCGACCCGGTGCAGGCGCTGCGCGAGATGCGCCGGGTGACCAGGCCCGGCGGGTTCGTCGCCGTGCGCGACGCGGACTACGCGGCGATGACCTGGTACCCGGAGTCACCCGGCCTGGACGACTGGCTGGACCTGTACGAGCGGGTCGCCCGCGCCAACGGCGGCGAACCCGACGCCGGGCGCCGGCTGAAGGCGTGGGCGCTGGCCGCCGGGCTGCGCGACGTCACGGCCACCTCCAGCACCTGGACCTTCGCCACGCCCGAGGAGCGGGCCTGGTGGAGCGGGCTGTGGGCGGAGCGGACCCTGGCCCCGGCGTACGCCGACCGCGCCACCGGAAGCGCTCACGCGACCGCCGGGCGGCTGGAGGCGGTGTCGCGGGCGTGGCGGGAGTGGGGCGGGCGCGAGGACGGCTGGTTCACGGTCCTGCACGGCGAGATCCTGTGCCGCAAGGAGGCCTGA
- a CDS encoding gas vesicle protein K, protein MTARNRLDLEPDTVERDLVKLVLTVVELLRQLMERQAVRRFDTGDLTEEQEERIGLTLMLLEDRMAELRDRYGLRPEDLNLDLGPLGPLLPRD, encoded by the coding sequence ATGACCGCCCGCAACCGGCTCGACCTGGAACCCGACACGGTGGAGCGGGACCTGGTGAAACTCGTCCTGACCGTGGTGGAGCTGTTGCGCCAGCTCATGGAACGGCAGGCGGTGCGCCGCTTCGACACCGGCGACCTGACCGAGGAGCAGGAGGAGCGGATCGGGCTCACCCTGATGCTCCTGGAGGACCGGATGGCCGAGCTGCGGGACCGCTACGGGCTGCGGCCCGAGGACCTGAACCTGGACCTCGGACCGCTGGGGCCGCTGCTGCCCCGGGACTGA
- a CDS encoding gas vesicle protein — MTVVERREVALVDLLDRLLAGGVVITGDITLRIADVDLVRIDLNALISSVNEQVPSPFEVLPAARPPVEESA, encoded by the coding sequence GTGACCGTCGTCGAACGCCGCGAGGTCGCGCTGGTCGACCTGCTCGACCGGCTGCTGGCCGGCGGGGTCGTCATCACCGGTGACATCACCCTGCGGATCGCGGACGTCGACCTCGTCCGCATCGACCTGAACGCCCTGATCAGCTCGGTGAACGAACAGGTTCCCTCGCCCTTCGAGGTGCTGCCCGCCGCCCGGCCGCCCGTGGAGGAGTCCGCATGA
- a CDS encoding GvpL/GvpF family gas vesicle protein — protein MTGLRYVYAVCRPPGAPLQAELTGVGGAPPGLLHHHGLVAVVSQVPEGDFCEDALRSHLEDLDWLSATARAHQGVIDALTTVTTPLPLRLATVFRDDSGVRAMIEEREDDFRRILDRLEGRVEWGVKVYVESEPAEPAPPAKPASGRDYLRRRRQDTHANEEKWQRAEAFAQSLHERLAERAEDSRMHPPQNSALSRAPGRNVLNAAYLVRRADSEEFVELVDRTKDEVPGLRVELTGPWAAYSFTGEEQ, from the coding sequence GTGACCGGACTGCGGTACGTCTACGCCGTGTGCCGTCCGCCCGGCGCGCCCCTGCAGGCCGAGCTGACCGGTGTCGGCGGTGCCCCGCCGGGACTGCTGCACCACCACGGGCTGGTCGCGGTCGTCAGCCAGGTTCCGGAGGGCGACTTCTGCGAGGATGCGCTGCGCTCCCACCTGGAGGACCTGGACTGGCTCTCCGCGACCGCCCGCGCCCACCAGGGCGTCATCGACGCGCTCACCACCGTCACCACGCCGCTGCCGCTGCGGCTCGCGACCGTCTTCCGGGACGACAGCGGGGTCCGCGCGATGATCGAGGAGCGCGAGGACGACTTCCGCCGCATCCTGGACCGGCTGGAGGGCCGGGTGGAGTGGGGGGTGAAGGTGTACGTGGAGAGCGAGCCGGCCGAGCCCGCCCCCCCGGCGAAGCCCGCCAGCGGCCGGGACTACCTGCGCCGCAGGCGGCAGGACACGCACGCGAACGAGGAGAAGTGGCAGCGGGCCGAGGCGTTCGCGCAGAGCCTGCACGAGCGGCTCGCGGAGCGCGCCGAGGACTCCCGGATGCACCCCCCGCAGAACTCCGCGCTGTCCCGGGCCCCGGGCCGCAACGTGCTCAACGCCGCCTATCTGGTGCGGCGCGCGGACTCCGAGGAGTTCGTGGAGCTGGTGGACCGGACGAAGGACGAGGTGCCCGGGCTCCGCGTGGAGCTGACGGGGCCGTGGGCCGCCTACTCGTTCACCGGGGAGGAGCAGTGA
- a CDS encoding gas vesicle protein produces MTTAGRFPEPYGQGGGANLADILERVLDKGVVIAGDIRINLLDIELLTIKLRLIVASVDKAKEMGIDWWETDPALSSGARRDELARENAELRERLARLEELESGRVPREAP; encoded by the coding sequence ATGACGACGGCCGGCCGGTTCCCCGAGCCCTACGGACAGGGCGGAGGGGCCAACCTCGCCGACATCCTGGAGCGCGTGCTCGACAAGGGTGTCGTCATCGCGGGTGACATCAGGATCAACCTGCTCGACATCGAACTGCTCACGATCAAGCTCCGGCTGATCGTCGCCTCGGTCGACAAGGCCAAGGAGATGGGGATCGACTGGTGGGAGACCGACCCGGCGCTGTCCTCCGGGGCACGCCGGGACGAACTGGCCCGGGAGAACGCCGAACTGCGCGAACGCCTGGCGCGCCTGGAGGAACTGGAATCGGGCCGCGTGCCGAGGGAGGCTCCGTGA
- a CDS encoding SRPBCC family protein, with amino-acid sequence MTETVGAARDKAKDNPLTDLAHSEAADRLKSEAQEYLSAQAQRVLAGLGRKLGQTTSRLNDIAEGNSPGFAKLALDGGRKLAEGKGPLRTAVELGASRVKENVMGAVKNLGGGGKGRRKGGGGNKPTVIMESIDVGVPLRTAYDQWTQYQDFSTFAKGVKSANRADDTTSDWQAKVFWSNRSWKAHTTEQLPDHRIQWTSEGAKGTTKGVITFHPLGENLTRVLLVMEYYPSGLFEKTGNIWRAQGRRARLDLKNFARFISLKGEAQDGWRGEIRDGEVVRSHEDAVAEEEEQQAQDARDSDAEDSRSGASDEEASGEDVTDEEAGEDEDGAPEAEADEEAGEDEDAEYEDTAYEDEDAEDGEEDAEEGPYAEDVADAEDDEDAEVPEEEEDEEYEDAADAEAPADEDEDEEEVEYEEEEEPEYAERGSRR; translated from the coding sequence ATGACCGAGACCGTCGGGGCGGCCAGGGACAAGGCCAAGGACAACCCGTTGACCGATCTCGCCCACAGTGAGGCCGCCGACCGCCTGAAGTCGGAGGCGCAGGAATACCTGTCAGCCCAGGCCCAGCGCGTGCTGGCGGGCCTGGGCCGCAAGCTCGGCCAGACCACGAGCAGGCTCAACGACATCGCCGAGGGCAACAGCCCGGGCTTCGCCAAGCTTGCCCTCGACGGCGGCCGCAAGCTCGCCGAGGGCAAGGGCCCGCTGCGCACCGCAGTGGAACTCGGGGCCTCGCGCGTCAAGGAGAACGTCATGGGCGCGGTGAAGAATCTCGGCGGCGGTGGGAAGGGCAGGAGAAAGGGCGGAGGGGGCAACAAGCCCACCGTCATCATGGAGTCCATCGACGTCGGCGTGCCGCTGCGCACGGCCTACGACCAGTGGACCCAGTACCAGGACTTCAGCACCTTCGCCAAGGGCGTCAAGAGCGCGAACCGCGCCGACGACACCACCTCCGACTGGCAGGCGAAGGTCTTCTGGTCCAACCGCAGCTGGAAGGCCCACACCACCGAGCAGCTGCCCGACCACCGCATCCAGTGGACGTCGGAGGGCGCCAAGGGCACCACCAAGGGCGTCATCACCTTCCACCCGCTCGGGGAAAACCTCACCCGCGTCCTGCTGGTCATGGAGTACTACCCGAGCGGCCTCTTCGAGAAGACCGGCAACATCTGGCGCGCCCAGGGCCGCCGGGCCAGGCTGGACCTGAAGAACTTCGCCCGCTTCATCAGCCTCAAGGGCGAGGCCCAGGACGGCTGGCGCGGTGAGATCCGCGACGGCGAGGTCGTGCGCAGCCACGAGGACGCGGTCGCCGAGGAAGAGGAGCAGCAGGCGCAGGACGCCCGGGACTCCGACGCCGAGGACTCGCGGTCCGGGGCCTCCGACGAGGAGGCGTCCGGCGAGGACGTCACCGACGAGGAGGCCGGCGAGGACGAGGACGGGGCTCCCGAGGCGGAGGCCGACGAGGAGGCCGGCGAGGACGAGGACGCCGAGTACGAGGACACCGCGTACGAGGACGAGGACGCCGAGGACGGGGAAGAGGACGCCGAGGAGGGTCCGTACGCCGAGGACGTGGCGGACGCCGAGGACGACGAGGACGCCGAGGTGCCCGAGGAGGAAGAGGACGAGGAGTACGAGGACGCGGCGGACGCCGAGGCGCCCGCTGACGAGGACGAGGACGAGGAAGAGGTGGAGTACGAGGAGGAAGAGGAGCCCGAGTACGCCGAGCGAGGGAGCCGTCGATGA
- a CDS encoding DNA primase produces MNRTGLGLAIGAGYFLGRTKKLKMALAVGSLVAGKKLNLSPRGVAELVSQQLRDNPQFKEIGDQLRQDLRGVGKAASGAMVERQMTALADRLQGRTAQVRDQLSGVVPGTGSDEQDDRDEQRDDEDARAGSDGRDAAERDSGDRDKVEQEGDDGGARQEGPPRRKAAKKAPSKDAPAKKAAQAKAPAKKTAAKRTDAGRKTAAKKTAAAGGARSQLPKGGDDR; encoded by the coding sequence ATGAACCGCACGGGACTGGGCCTCGCCATAGGGGCCGGGTACTTTCTGGGACGTACGAAGAAACTGAAGATGGCGCTCGCCGTCGGCTCCCTCGTGGCCGGCAAGAAGCTCAACCTGAGCCCCCGGGGAGTCGCCGAACTGGTGAGCCAGCAGCTGCGTGACAATCCGCAGTTCAAGGAGATCGGGGACCAGCTCCGTCAGGACCTGCGGGGCGTCGGCAAGGCCGCTTCCGGGGCCATGGTCGAGCGGCAGATGACCGCGCTCGCCGACCGGCTGCAGGGCCGGACCGCCCAGGTGCGCGACCAGCTCTCCGGGGTGGTGCCCGGCACCGGCTCCGACGAGCAGGACGACCGGGACGAGCAGCGCGACGACGAGGACGCCCGCGCAGGCTCCGACGGCCGGGACGCGGCCGAGCGCGACTCCGGCGACCGTGACAAGGTGGAGCAGGAGGGCGACGACGGCGGGGCCCGGCAGGAGGGGCCGCCGCGCAGGAAGGCGGCCAAGAAGGCGCCGTCGAAGGACGCCCCCGCCAAGAAGGCCGCGCAGGCCAAGGCCCCGGCGAAGAAGACGGCGGCCAAGAGGACCGACGCGGGCCGCAAGACGGCCGCGAAGAAGACCGCCGCGGCCGGCGGCGCCCGCTCCCAGCTGCCGAAGGGCGGCGATGACCGATGA
- a CDS encoding gas vesicle protein GvpG: MGLIGEVLLLPFAPVRGGAWAIRQVLQEAERIYYDPATVRADLARLEEQLEAGEITEEEFDRREDELLDRLETALRSGTNTGDGTTR; encoded by the coding sequence ATGGGACTGATCGGCGAGGTGCTGCTGCTGCCCTTCGCACCGGTGCGCGGAGGCGCGTGGGCGATCAGGCAGGTGCTCCAGGAGGCGGAGCGGATCTACTACGACCCCGCCACCGTACGGGCCGATCTCGCCCGGCTCGAAGAGCAGCTCGAGGCGGGCGAGATCACCGAGGAGGAGTTCGACCGGCGCGAGGACGAACTCCTCGACCGGCTGGAGACCGCCCTGCGCTCCGGCACGAACACTGGCGACGGGACGACACGATGA
- a CDS encoding GvpL/GvpF family gas vesicle protein, producing the protein MSTYVYGITARSHPALPEGTTGVGEPPLAVRVLTAGDLAAVVSDAPEDLRPKRRDLLAHQNVLAEAGTGGCVLPMRFGSVAPDDDAVTQVLTERSAHYQERLRELDGKVEYNVKASHVEEAVLHRVMAENAELRSLAEANRKAGGGSYEDKIRLGEMVAAAVQAKEGEDATEVQGLLEPAAAATSVGPQSTGWLLNVSFLVARDSAGDFIAAVEEVRRSHAHLELRVNGPLPPYSFVEPGPAEPAGSAAGAGFGAQ; encoded by the coding sequence GTGAGCACGTACGTCTACGGGATCACCGCCCGGTCGCACCCGGCGCTGCCCGAGGGCACGACCGGCGTGGGCGAGCCGCCGCTGGCGGTGCGCGTCCTCACGGCCGGCGACCTGGCCGCCGTGGTCAGTGACGCCCCGGAGGACCTGCGCCCCAAGCGCAGGGACCTGCTCGCCCACCAGAATGTGCTCGCCGAGGCCGGCACGGGCGGCTGCGTGCTGCCCATGCGGTTCGGCAGCGTCGCCCCCGACGACGACGCCGTCACCCAGGTGCTCACCGAGCGCTCCGCCCACTACCAGGAGCGGCTGCGCGAGCTGGACGGCAAGGTCGAGTACAACGTCAAGGCCAGCCACGTCGAGGAGGCCGTCCTGCACCGCGTGATGGCCGAGAACGCGGAGCTGCGCTCCCTCGCCGAGGCCAACCGCAAGGCGGGCGGCGGGAGTTACGAGGACAAGATCCGCCTCGGTGAGATGGTCGCCGCCGCCGTGCAGGCCAAGGAGGGGGAGGACGCCACCGAGGTGCAGGGCCTGCTGGAGCCGGCCGCCGCCGCGACCAGCGTGGGCCCGCAGTCCACCGGCTGGCTGCTCAACGTGTCGTTCCTGGTGGCCCGCGACTCGGCCGGGGACTTCATCGCCGCCGTCGAGGAGGTCCGCAGGAGCCACGCCCACCTGGAGCTGCGGGTGAACGGCCCGCTGCCCCCGTACAGCTTCGTGGAGCCCGGCCCCGCCGAGCCCGCGGGCAGCGCGGCCGGCGCGGGCTTCGGCGCGCAATAG
- a CDS encoding gas vesicle structural protein GvpA: protein MTVVPAQQTGGGGGSSGLYDVLELVLDRGLVIDAFVRVSLVGIEILKIDVRVVVASVDTYLRFAEACNRLDLESGPNKSPGLPEIVGEVTESGARGKSKGALSGAAQTISDAFKQARDEGEAEPRPRARKTTARRKEEQE, encoded by the coding sequence ATGACCGTAGTACCGGCACAGCAGACCGGCGGCGGAGGCGGCAGCAGCGGCCTCTACGACGTTTTGGAACTGGTCCTCGACCGCGGCCTGGTGATCGACGCGTTCGTGCGCGTCTCCCTGGTCGGCATCGAGATCCTGAAGATCGACGTCCGGGTCGTGGTCGCCAGCGTCGACACGTACCTGCGCTTCGCCGAGGCGTGCAACCGCCTCGACCTGGAGTCGGGCCCGAACAAGAGCCCCGGCCTGCCCGAGATCGTCGGCGAGGTCACCGAGTCCGGTGCCCGCGGCAAGTCCAAGGGCGCGCTGTCCGGCGCCGCCCAGACCATATCCGACGCCTTCAAGCAGGCCCGCGACGAGGGTGAGGCCGAACCCCGGCCGCGCGCCCGCAAGACCACGGCCCGCCGGAAGGAGGAGCAGGAGTGA
- a CDS encoding gas vesicle protein produces MSNTKNTSQSQSSQEPQDSQEAQETQDDTRQHAARRRRPSPMEVLRQARAQLAELTGLTPESVSSFEQTEDGWSLEVEVLELERVPDTMSLMGSYQVELDPEGELTGYRRVRRYERGRADARRGGH; encoded by the coding sequence ATGTCGAACACAAAGAACACATCTCAGTCACAGAGTTCACAAGAACCCCAGGATTCGCAGGAAGCGCAGGAGACGCAGGACGACACACGGCAGCACGCGGCGCGCCGCCGCCGGCCGAGCCCCATGGAGGTGCTGCGCCAGGCGCGCGCCCAGCTCGCCGAGCTCACCGGCCTCACCCCCGAATCGGTGTCCTCCTTCGAGCAGACCGAGGACGGGTGGTCACTGGAGGTGGAGGTCCTCGAACTGGAGAGGGTGCCGGACACCATGAGCCTGATGGGGAGCTACCAGGTCGAGCTCGACCCGGAGGGGGAGCTGACCGGCTACCGGCGTGTCCGCCGTTACGAGCGGGGGCGGGCCGACGCGCGCCGGGGCGGCCACTAG